One Thermicanus aegyptius DSM 12793 DNA segment encodes these proteins:
- a CDS encoding MBL fold metallo-hydrolase, protein MKVSILGGGNEVGASCVHVEIAGTSLIIDAGMRVHGDDLLPALGMLADFNEPEAILVTHAHADHIGALPIVHTLYPNVPIYATPPTIDLMKIMMKDSYKILEQRSRETNTLPPYTEEQVSTLLNALLFFPASGVLKVGNLNITSFRAGHILGAVMFLIEGEGEKLLITGDISFKAGRTIPGAKVPHQINPDVLIIEATYGNRAHLDRHTEESRLAKDVADVVASGGFALIPAFALGRAQEVLLILQDYMEKGLIPEFPIYVDGLVTPVSHIYNQYPHYLKGPVAYRIKNHGDVFLTEGRCKAVNPKEREEVLKGKPACIVASSGMLIGGASSWYAERLLHDEKNAIFITGYQDEESPGRKLLHIAEGIEDHLELGGISYEVKCRVAKYGLSAHADAQELTRFIQVVNPTYTLLVHGDDEARTKLQGLVDPKHHPILAENGESYPFERRRSGKGIVGKRYTSQRDPSLQEKVGQLLLYEHSEGSVGLAICTGVHERTKTFICQTLRGKQLKLRIDQVIETLGPWNRSMDELKEWAEPVLSFSLPYLKDLDWSLLPNQYVTLNEVIEKLQLENLQERIAAALALQALPREKKANDGEGKALYLIDEESKKRLIHFDLSIQGLKINPTQAMERVRLLLEGHPRYLRCGIDDPGTPQERITIYFDFPHAVHDEERKEIAQLIHSETGWNVDFSPSVRQDLMQHELSKLLGGLTQPPSIHIQERKVVLPMDRPENAAMIEAEWKKITGFELFFKEKMPTNRSLEQEAHLYQAKTPSKRLENNQAMEEAKKWADKRGITLYKTSLRHTADVTIMELHFISPEIAIRHEADMEELSYLIGMPVTFAKTPKQNEIIRLTMESLPPHWQVKKNPSIFTDKAVVSVKLDSVPEVEEVTRIREKIKALTGYELEVSFK, encoded by the coding sequence ATGAAGGTAAGTATTTTAGGCGGAGGGAACGAGGTAGGAGCATCCTGCGTCCATGTAGAGATCGCGGGCACGAGTCTCATCATTGATGCGGGGATGAGGGTGCATGGGGATGATTTGCTCCCGGCATTAGGCATGCTGGCTGATTTTAATGAGCCGGAGGCGATTCTTGTTACCCATGCGCATGCAGACCACATTGGTGCTCTGCCAATCGTCCATACCCTATATCCCAATGTCCCCATCTATGCCACGCCGCCGACGATCGATTTAATGAAAATCATGATGAAAGATTCGTATAAAATCTTAGAACAGCGCAGCAGAGAGACGAATACGCTCCCTCCCTATACGGAGGAGCAAGTGTCGACGCTGTTGAACGCACTCCTCTTTTTCCCTGCAAGCGGAGTGTTGAAGGTGGGCAATCTGAACATCACCAGCTTCCGCGCAGGACACATCTTAGGAGCCGTCATGTTCCTCATTGAGGGAGAAGGGGAGAAGCTCCTCATCACCGGTGATATAAGCTTTAAAGCAGGGCGGACGATCCCAGGCGCTAAGGTCCCTCATCAAATAAACCCAGATGTACTCATCATTGAAGCAACGTATGGGAATCGCGCCCATTTGGATCGCCATACGGAGGAAAGCCGCCTGGCAAAAGATGTGGCGGATGTTGTTGCGAGCGGCGGTTTTGCCCTCATTCCTGCCTTTGCCTTGGGAAGGGCGCAGGAGGTGCTGCTCATTTTGCAGGACTACATGGAAAAGGGGCTTATTCCGGAATTTCCCATCTATGTAGATGGACTCGTCACCCCCGTAAGCCACATCTATAACCAATACCCCCACTATCTTAAAGGGCCTGTTGCCTATCGAATCAAAAATCATGGCGATGTATTTTTGACAGAAGGGCGCTGTAAAGCGGTCAATCCGAAGGAACGGGAAGAGGTACTCAAAGGCAAACCGGCATGCATCGTTGCTTCATCCGGGATGCTGATCGGCGGGGCAAGTTCCTGGTATGCCGAAAGGCTCCTTCACGATGAAAAGAATGCGATTTTCATCACGGGTTATCAGGATGAGGAGAGCCCCGGGAGAAAACTTCTCCATATTGCCGAAGGGATCGAAGATCATCTTGAACTGGGTGGGATAAGTTATGAGGTGAAATGCCGTGTTGCGAAGTATGGTCTTTCCGCCCATGCCGACGCCCAAGAATTAACGCGTTTTATTCAGGTGGTCAATCCCACCTATACATTGCTGGTTCATGGCGACGACGAAGCAAGAACTAAGCTGCAAGGACTTGTCGACCCTAAGCATCATCCCATCTTGGCGGAGAATGGAGAATCTTACCCATTTGAGCGGCGCAGATCTGGAAAGGGGATTGTCGGAAAACGATACACCTCACAAAGGGATCCCTCTCTGCAGGAGAAGGTAGGACAACTGTTGCTCTATGAACATAGTGAAGGCAGCGTTGGGCTGGCGATCTGTACGGGTGTCCATGAACGAACCAAAACCTTCATCTGCCAAACCTTGAGAGGGAAGCAACTGAAATTACGCATCGATCAGGTGATCGAGACACTAGGCCCCTGGAATCGTTCGATGGATGAATTGAAAGAATGGGCGGAGCCCGTTCTATCCTTTAGTCTGCCATACCTTAAGGATTTGGATTGGAGTTTATTGCCCAATCAATATGTGACGCTGAATGAGGTGATCGAAAAACTTCAACTGGAAAATTTACAGGAGAGAATAGCCGCGGCACTCGCCTTGCAAGCTCTTCCGCGGGAGAAAAAGGCAAATGATGGAGAGGGGAAAGCGCTCTACCTAATCGATGAAGAGAGCAAAAAGAGGCTCATTCATTTCGATTTATCAATTCAAGGACTGAAAATTAATCCCACCCAAGCGATGGAGCGGGTTAGACTGCTTTTGGAGGGGCATCCCCGTTATCTTCGCTGTGGGATTGATGATCCGGGTACGCCGCAAGAGAGGATAACGATTTATTTTGACTTTCCACATGCGGTTCATGATGAAGAGAGAAAAGAGATTGCACAATTGATTCATTCGGAAACAGGTTGGAACGTTGACTTCTCCCCATCTGTTCGTCAAGATCTCATGCAACATGAACTTTCGAAATTACTGGGCGGTTTAACGCAACCTCCTTCCATCCATATTCAGGAACGGAAAGTGGTCCTGCCGATGGACAGGCCGGAAAACGCCGCGATGATCGAGGCCGAGTGGAAAAAAATTACCGGATTTGAATTATTTTTTAAAGAAAAGATGCCGACCAATCGATCATTGGAGCAGGAAGCGCATTTGTACCAGGCCAAAACGCCTTCAAAGCGGCTTGAAAATAATCAGGCGATGGAAGAAGCGAAAAAGTGGGCGGACAAGCGGGGTATTACACTTTATAAAACAAGTTTAAGGCATACCGCAGACGTTACGATCATGGAGCTTCACTTCATCTCACCGGAGATCGCGATACGGCATGAAGCCGATATGGAGGAACTTTCTTACCTGATCGGTATGCCGGTTACCTTCGCCAAAACCCCGAAGCAGAATGAGATTATACGGTTGACCATGGAGTCCCTTCCTCCTCATTGGCAAGTGAAGAAAAACCCTTCCATTTTTACGGACAAGGCCGTTGTCTCCGTCAAGTTGGATTCCGTTCCTGAGGTAGAGGAAGTAACACGGATCCGTGAAAAAATCAAAGCACTGACGGGATATGAATTGGAGGTTTCATTCAAATAA
- a CDS encoding type II toxin-antitoxin system VapC family toxin: MVRTKRETVYIETTIPSYLAVRASRDIVVAGHQQITHDWWQLHKKRFDLFISEAVVQEAAKGDPEVAERRMRYIADIPLLPITDEIMALAKQYLELLSIPLKSALDAVHLACCVKHKMDFMLTWNCKHLAHGSVIKKLNEYNLKHRLFLPTIVTPDELMGRDE, encoded by the coding sequence ATGGTCCGTACCAAAAGAGAGACGGTGTACATTGAAACTACGATTCCGAGTTATTTGGCGGTACGGGCAAGCAGGGACATTGTTGTGGCCGGACATCAGCAGATAACGCACGATTGGTGGCAACTTCATAAAAAACGGTTTGATTTGTTCATTTCTGAGGCGGTTGTCCAGGAAGCGGCAAAAGGCGACCCGGAAGTAGCTGAACGGAGAATGAGGTATATTGCCGACATCCCTTTGTTGCCGATTACCGACGAGATTATGGCATTGGCTAAGCAATACCTCGAGCTGCTGTCCATTCCGCTAAAATCTGCGTTGGATGCGGTCCATCTGGCCTGCTGCGTGAAGCATAAAATGGATTTTATGCTGACTTGGAACTGTAAGCACTTAGCGCATGGCTCCGTCATCAAAAAGCTGAACGAATACAACTTGAAGCATCGATTGTTTTTGCCGACAATCGTCACACCAGACGAATTAATGGGGAGGGATGAATAA
- a CDS encoding tyrosine-type recombinase/integrase, translated as MSKDKADASVKLSLPADVSSRAQFSEAVRLFLMDCRFRNLSPMTIEGYHTYLRFLQRDLDQWGLSLNTLTPKDLAVRMVNEMLEQGFKPNTINGKIRTCQQFFKFLHLEGILDANLAEGLKPIKNDRKMVQTFTEEQVQAILRQPDRTTFTGLRDYTMMLVLLDTGMRVNELTQMKISHIDFEEKTVRIPMGKGRKFRVVPIQQTCVNALREYLEERGEHEFDDLWVTVFHQPFRRYGVIQMISGHCKKAGIKGVQGSAHTFRHTFAKFFLINGGDIFTLQYLLGHTTLEMTRYYVELFSKDLHKQHEKCSPVEHLAGDLEEEVQ; from the coding sequence GTGTCGAAGGACAAAGCCGATGCCAGTGTAAAACTTTCCTTGCCCGCCGACGTTTCCTCACGGGCCCAATTCAGCGAAGCCGTCCGCCTGTTTCTGATGGACTGCCGGTTCCGAAATCTTTCTCCGATGACCATCGAAGGTTATCATACGTATTTGCGGTTCCTGCAGCGCGATCTCGACCAATGGGGGCTTTCCCTGAATACCCTCACCCCAAAAGATCTCGCTGTACGGATGGTCAACGAAATGCTGGAACAGGGATTCAAACCGAATACGATCAACGGAAAAATTCGGACTTGCCAGCAATTTTTCAAATTTCTACATCTTGAAGGCATCTTGGACGCAAACCTTGCGGAAGGTCTGAAACCCATTAAAAATGATCGCAAAATGGTCCAAACTTTCACCGAAGAGCAAGTCCAGGCTATCTTGCGTCAACCGGATCGCACAACGTTTACCGGACTGCGCGATTATACCATGATGCTGGTTTTGCTGGATACGGGCATGCGGGTCAATGAATTAACGCAAATGAAAATTTCCCATATCGACTTTGAGGAGAAGACCGTTCGCATTCCCATGGGCAAAGGCCGGAAATTCCGCGTCGTCCCCATTCAGCAAACGTGTGTGAACGCGCTAAGGGAATATCTGGAGGAACGGGGGGAACACGAATTTGATGACCTCTGGGTCACCGTCTTCCATCAACCCTTCCGACGGTACGGGGTCATTCAAATGATCAGCGGCCACTGCAAAAAGGCCGGGATCAAAGGGGTGCAAGGTTCCGCCCATACGTTCCGCCACACTTTTGCGAAATTCTTTTTAATAAACGGCGGCGACATCTTTACCCTGCAATATCTGTTGGGGCATACGACATTGGAAATGACCCGTTACTACGTGGAACTGTTCAGCAAGGACCTTCACAAACAGCACGAAAAATGCAGCCCGGTCGAACACCTTGCCGGGGATTTGGAAGAAGAGGTGCAATAA
- a CDS encoding tyrosine-type recombinase/integrase, with product MDRPVTRRKNIVKAAAVNTAIPKRPADFADLVKSFLTECRAKNLSGRTLQFYEENLVRMKKMFDEQGIPLNVTMLTAREIKHHYVGRMIENGLASNTINGRIKSCKAFFKYLFEEGIVPHNLAEEIKLVKAEKKMIQTFTKEQVVALLQQPDKKTFTGLRDYTMMVVMLETGIRIGELLHLKVDDVFLKELELRIQKGKGGKARRVPIQKTCAKILKQYLGERGDAATDALFISINEAPLNIRTFQENVQEYGRKAGITGVRVSPHTFRHTMAKFYILNGGDVFTLQQILGHSTLDMVRYYVELFSKDIKEQHQKYSPVEHMARYRNVI from the coding sequence ATGGACAGGCCCGTAACGCGCCGGAAAAACATCGTCAAAGCGGCCGCTGTAAACACCGCCATCCCGAAACGCCCCGCCGATTTTGCGGATCTGGTAAAGTCCTTTCTTACGGAATGCCGGGCGAAAAATCTGTCCGGACGCACTCTTCAGTTTTACGAAGAGAACCTGGTCCGGATGAAAAAAATGTTTGATGAACAGGGGATCCCCTTGAACGTGACCATGCTCACGGCCCGGGAGATCAAGCACCATTATGTGGGCCGGATGATTGAAAACGGCCTGGCCAGCAATACGATCAACGGCCGGATCAAAAGCTGCAAAGCGTTCTTCAAGTATTTGTTTGAAGAAGGGATCGTCCCTCATAACCTGGCGGAAGAAATCAAACTGGTGAAAGCGGAAAAGAAAATGATTCAAACGTTTACGAAAGAACAGGTGGTTGCCTTGCTCCAGCAACCCGACAAAAAAACGTTTACCGGGTTACGGGATTACACGATGATGGTGGTCATGCTGGAAACCGGAATAAGAATTGGCGAACTCCTCCATTTAAAGGTGGATGACGTTTTTCTCAAAGAGCTTGAACTTCGCATCCAAAAAGGCAAAGGAGGGAAAGCGCGGCGGGTCCCCATTCAAAAAACATGCGCCAAAATCCTGAAGCAGTATCTTGGGGAAAGGGGCGATGCGGCAACGGATGCCTTGTTCATCAGCATTAACGAGGCACCGCTAAATATCCGGACCTTTCAGGAAAATGTCCAGGAGTACGGCAGGAAGGCCGGGATTACAGGAGTCCGCGTTTCCCCGCACACTTTCCGGCATACCATGGCCAAGTTCTATATACTAAATGGCGGCGACGTCTTCACCCTGCAACAAATTCTGGGGCACAGCACCCTGGACATGGTCCGGTATTACGTGGAATTGTTCAGCAAAGATATCAAAGAGCAGCATCAAAAATACAGTCCCGTTGAACATATGGCCCGGTACCGAAACGTGATATAA
- a CDS encoding UvrD-helicase domain-containing protein, translating to MSIFVPSDKWFPADGLILEPAAEIAVKCDTNIVVIAGPGAGKTELLAQRACYLLQTGKSIPSQKILAISFKVDAAENLLSRVEKRCGKELARRFESRTFDSFAKHLLDQFRLALPEEYRPIKDYNIALTAREIKEIALGYITERHPYHPNWQYEINFDKLFKKLTSSPLPLQEEGDSLYDWIVRKLWEVLIHGKNTLQSTLTFPMISRLADFLLRSNPYIISALRATYSHIFLDEFQDTTYIQYDLLRTAFHDSHAILTAVGDDKQRIMGWAGALPNAFSQFIHDFHASEIRLIKNNRSAPRLVEIQNILAKAIRSNSVKVSSSERWRREDGICQVWTFSDHLQEAVYVASALQKLTHIEKIPPREICILVKQQEHIYANALLMELKQRGIQARFEREYQDLLAEELTQLFIDFLTLATHTHSPESWQRLINFLVDLNGYDTDDEKVQELLLRQEYELNDFIECLKGKVNQVTKDNCNEKIIRLFRSILEYLGIEKILGAFPKYSRGRYLAGLVETVSNKIAESFVICGNWIEAIEDFLGNNSIPIMTIHKSKGLEYDTVIFLGLEDDAFWNFKNQTDADLCAFFVAFSRAKRQVIFTFSASREVLRNGQLRAVNQYKIEISSLYQMLEQANVEVLSHGI from the coding sequence ATGTCAATTTTTGTCCCCTCAGATAAATGGTTTCCAGCAGATGGACTGATTCTGGAGCCAGCAGCTGAAATTGCAGTTAAATGTGATACAAATATAGTAGTTATAGCAGGGCCTGGTGCAGGAAAAACAGAACTTCTAGCTCAAAGAGCTTGCTATTTGTTACAAACAGGAAAGAGTATTCCTTCTCAAAAAATATTGGCAATAAGTTTTAAAGTGGATGCAGCAGAAAATCTTTTAAGTAGAGTAGAAAAAAGATGCGGTAAAGAACTGGCTCGTCGCTTCGAATCCAGGACATTTGATTCTTTTGCTAAGCATTTGCTTGATCAATTTCGACTAGCCTTACCAGAGGAATACAGACCTATCAAAGATTATAATATTGCTTTAACTGCAAGGGAGATAAAGGAAATCGCACTAGGATATATAACAGAAAGACATCCTTACCATCCGAACTGGCAATATGAAATAAATTTTGATAAATTATTTAAAAAATTAACAAGTTCTCCTCTTCCTCTGCAAGAAGAAGGTGATAGCTTATACGATTGGATAGTCAGAAAACTTTGGGAAGTATTAATACATGGAAAAAATACACTTCAAAGCACTCTTACATTTCCAATGATTTCTAGGCTTGCGGATTTTTTGTTGAGATCAAATCCGTATATCATTTCTGCACTTAGAGCTACTTACAGTCATATATTTTTAGATGAATTTCAAGATACTACTTATATTCAGTATGATTTATTAAGGACTGCTTTCCATGATTCGCATGCAATTTTGACTGCTGTTGGGGACGACAAACAACGTATTATGGGATGGGCAGGAGCATTACCAAATGCTTTCTCTCAATTTATTCATGATTTTCATGCTTCAGAGATTCGTTTAATAAAGAATAATAGGTCTGCTCCAAGGTTAGTAGAAATTCAAAATATACTTGCTAAAGCGATAAGATCAAACTCGGTTAAGGTAAGCAGTTCTGAAAGATGGCGCAGAGAGGACGGAATATGCCAAGTTTGGACATTTAGTGATCATTTACAAGAGGCTGTTTATGTTGCATCTGCCCTACAAAAATTAACACATATCGAAAAAATACCACCACGAGAAATATGTATTTTGGTAAAGCAACAAGAGCATATATACGCAAATGCTTTATTAATGGAACTTAAGCAACGGGGGATTCAGGCGAGATTTGAAAGGGAATATCAAGATTTGCTAGCGGAAGAGTTAACACAACTCTTTATCGATTTTTTAACACTGGCTACACATACACATTCACCTGAGTCTTGGCAGAGATTGATTAACTTTCTAGTTGACCTTAATGGATATGACACGGATGATGAAAAGGTACAAGAACTTTTGTTAAGACAGGAATACGAGCTCAATGATTTTATTGAATGTTTAAAAGGCAAGGTAAATCAGGTTACAAAAGATAATTGTAATGAAAAAATCATTAGACTTTTTAGGAGTATATTAGAGTATTTAGGGATAGAAAAAATACTTGGTGCCTTTCCAAAATATTCGAGGGGCAGATATCTTGCAGGTCTGGTTGAAACAGTAAGTAATAAAATAGCTGAGTCCTTTGTAATATGCGGTAATTGGATCGAGGCAATTGAAGATTTTTTAGGTAACAATAGTATACCTATTATGACAATACATAAGAGTAAAGGGTTGGAATACGATACAGTAATTTTTTTGGGGTTAGAAGATGATGCGTTCTGGAATTTCAAAAATCAAACGGATGCAGATCTATGTGCCTTTTTCGTTGCATTCTCTAGAGCCAAACGGCAAGTAATCTTTACATTTAGTGCTTCAAGAGAAGTATTGAGGAATGGTCAATTGAGAGCAGTTAATCAATATAAAATTGAAATATCCTCACTTTATCAAATGTTAGAACAAGCAAATGTCGAGGTTTTAAGCCATGGGATTTAG
- a CDS encoding ATP-dependent nuclease, whose product MQITKIKIRNFRCFGEETTIYLSRLTTLIGANSSGKTALIHALLKLFGTRPSDRELVRDDFHVPHFSVQAEQELECTIEVRIDFPELLSTDQLIAKKSVPPFFNQLVIDRPGEVPHLRIRLTGKWSPSNTPEGEVEQNLNFVTVPEGEDETNALTRVSPHQRSAIQMIYVPAIREPLTQLKNASGTILYRILKKIKWPENMDELIRNNMKPVNDLFDGIEDIAQIKDVIQEEWNKYHRDIKYQNTNIEFNSTTLSTILKKIEVQFSPAQDSSIYTIDKLGEGLRSLFYLSLVSSLLKLEQQLNNNLVPAFTILAVEEPENHISPHLLGRVTDNLKKISSQDNAQVLLSSHSTAIIKRIEPENICHLRIDNKANTTVVRRIALPPKADEAYKFIREAVKAHPEIYFAKLVILGEGDSEEVVLPKILEAHGISTDNEGLTIVPLGGRHVNHIWKLLHQLNIPHITLLDLDRERVGGGWGRIKYVLQQLLANGHDRDQLLGVTRNGKSHTITEDELEQFHERPLTEKSIEIMEKVWISRLEKYNVFFSAPLDFDFLMLEAFQKPYKQTVLRGPNLPDKMTQPEEYYQKLQHGIKATLKNENSTGETYSEEQHELMVWYNTLFLGRSKPSTHIEAMLTLDKKTLRTSCPEVLKKLVLKVKELLQL is encoded by the coding sequence ATGCAAATCACCAAAATCAAAATAAGAAACTTTAGGTGTTTTGGAGAGGAAACGACTATTTATTTATCTAGACTAACTACCTTGATTGGGGCGAACAGTTCAGGAAAAACGGCACTAATACATGCGTTATTAAAGTTATTTGGTACAAGGCCCAGTGATAGGGAATTAGTTAGAGATGATTTTCACGTTCCTCATTTCTCAGTTCAAGCTGAACAGGAATTGGAATGTACAATTGAAGTAAGAATTGACTTTCCTGAGCTACTCTCAACTGATCAATTAATAGCTAAAAAGAGTGTACCTCCCTTTTTTAACCAATTAGTTATAGACAGGCCTGGTGAAGTGCCCCACTTACGTATTAGATTAACGGGGAAGTGGTCTCCAAGTAATACTCCAGAGGGGGAAGTTGAACAGAATTTAAATTTTGTTACTGTCCCTGAAGGAGAGGATGAGACCAATGCCCTGACTAGAGTCTCTCCCCATCAACGCAGCGCAATCCAAATGATTTATGTTCCAGCTATCAGAGAACCATTGACACAGTTAAAAAATGCTTCAGGTACAATTTTGTATCGTATACTAAAAAAAATAAAATGGCCAGAAAACATGGACGAATTGATAAGAAACAATATGAAACCTGTAAATGACCTATTTGATGGAATTGAAGATATCGCCCAGATAAAAGATGTAATACAAGAAGAATGGAATAAGTACCACCGTGATATTAAATATCAAAATACAAATATAGAATTTAACAGTACAACATTATCGACTATACTTAAAAAAATAGAGGTCCAATTTTCTCCAGCACAGGATTCGAGTATATATACCATAGATAAACTTGGAGAAGGACTACGTTCACTTTTTTATTTATCCCTTGTATCCTCATTGCTGAAACTTGAGCAGCAATTAAACAATAATTTAGTCCCGGCGTTTACAATTTTGGCAGTAGAAGAACCAGAAAATCATATATCACCACATCTTTTAGGTAGGGTTACAGATAATCTAAAAAAAATTTCGTCTCAAGATAATGCTCAGGTATTATTATCTTCACATAGCACAGCAATAATAAAAAGAATCGAGCCTGAAAACATATGTCATTTGCGAATTGATAATAAGGCTAACACGACAGTTGTGAGAAGGATTGCACTTCCACCTAAAGCCGATGAGGCGTATAAGTTTATTAGAGAAGCTGTTAAAGCTCATCCAGAAATATATTTTGCAAAATTGGTTATTTTAGGAGAAGGGGACAGTGAAGAAGTCGTCTTACCCAAAATATTGGAGGCACATGGGATATCAACAGATAACGAAGGACTTACTATAGTTCCGTTAGGTGGCAGGCATGTTAATCATATATGGAAACTTTTACATCAATTAAACATACCTCATATTACTTTACTCGACTTAGACAGAGAACGTGTAGGCGGTGGATGGGGTAGAATAAAATATGTTCTTCAGCAATTGCTTGCAAACGGACATGATCGGGATCAATTGTTGGGAGTCACAAGGAATGGTAAGTCCCATACGATAACAGAAGATGAACTTGAACAGTTTCACGAGCGTCCGTTAACAGAAAAATCCATCGAGATAATGGAAAAAGTCTGGATAAGCAGGCTGGAAAAATACAATGTATTTTTTTCGGCTCCGTTGGATTTTGATTTTCTCATGTTAGAAGCTTTTCAGAAACCCTATAAACAAACGGTTCTACGTGGTCCCAATCTACCTGATAAAATGACTCAACCTGAGGAATATTATCAAAAATTACAACACGGGATAAAAGCTACTCTAAAAAATGAAAATAGTACAGGAGAAACGTACTCTGAAGAGCAGCATGAATTAATGGTTTGGTACAATACTCTATTTCTAGGACGAAGCAAACCAAGTACACATATAGAAGCCATGCTTACACTTGATAAGAAAACCCTGCGTACAAGCTGTCCTGAGGTGTTGAAAAAATTAGTTCTCAAGGTAAAGGAACTCTTACAACTTTAG
- the istA gene encoding IS21 family transposase: MIRNGEFYMIHEMKKRGMSISQIANELGRDRKTIRKWLQQSEPAYYQRHVKRPSKLDPFKDYIRRRMEEGCLNANVIFDEIKAQGYTGRKTILRSFMQPLRPSVLSKATVRFETSPGYQAQVDWGRFRVDWNGEPKRLYAFVMVLGYSRMMYVEFTEDEKLETLMGCHLRAFEYFGGRPEVVLYDNMKTVVADFDERGHAVWNERFARFAAHHGFLLQSCRPYRARTKGKVENGIGYVRKNFWPRVRTFTGLDDLNRQVRDWLDTVANVRVHGTTHETPRERLIREGLKPFNPMPFEEVDRHARKVSPDACVSYENNRYSVPFEWVGQIVHIQDLKNGRIRIYHGEQLVAEHPKATGKHQRIVNEKHFEGLQTTSRHKIPQPMPRLVPQAIPEVLERDLSVYEQFTDEAVNV, from the coding sequence ATGATCCGAAATGGGGAGTTCTATATGATCCACGAGATGAAAAAACGGGGAATGAGCATCTCTCAGATCGCCAACGAGTTGGGCAGAGACCGAAAAACAATCCGCAAATGGCTTCAGCAATCCGAGCCAGCCTATTACCAGCGTCACGTCAAGCGACCGAGCAAGCTGGATCCTTTCAAAGATTACATCCGTCGACGCATGGAAGAGGGCTGCCTAAACGCCAACGTCATCTTCGATGAGATCAAGGCCCAAGGATATACCGGCCGCAAAACCATTCTGCGCTCCTTCATGCAGCCTCTCCGTCCATCCGTCCTATCGAAAGCGACCGTGCGTTTCGAAACCTCTCCCGGCTATCAAGCCCAAGTCGACTGGGGCCGGTTCCGGGTGGATTGGAACGGGGAGCCGAAGCGGCTGTATGCGTTCGTCATGGTGTTAGGCTACTCCCGCATGATGTACGTCGAATTCACGGAGGACGAAAAACTCGAAACGCTCATGGGCTGTCATCTGCGGGCGTTCGAATACTTCGGCGGTCGTCCGGAAGTCGTTCTGTACGACAATATGAAAACCGTGGTCGCGGACTTTGACGAACGCGGACACGCCGTCTGGAATGAACGGTTTGCCCGTTTCGCGGCACATCACGGGTTTCTGTTGCAGAGCTGCCGTCCCTACCGGGCCAGAACGAAAGGCAAAGTGGAAAACGGCATCGGCTATGTCCGCAAAAACTTCTGGCCACGTGTCCGAACCTTCACCGGTCTGGACGATCTGAACCGGCAAGTTCGCGATTGGCTGGACACGGTCGCCAATGTTCGGGTGCACGGGACGACGCACGAGACGCCTCGTGAACGCTTGATTCGGGAAGGGCTCAAACCGTTCAACCCGATGCCTTTCGAGGAAGTGGATCGGCATGCGCGGAAAGTGTCGCCCGACGCATGCGTCTCGTATGAAAACAACCGGTATTCGGTACCGTTCGAATGGGTCGGCCAAATCGTCCACATTCAAGATCTCAAGAACGGACGGATTCGGATTTATCATGGGGAACAGCTTGTGGCCGAGCACCCCAAGGCGACGGGAAAACATCAACGCATCGTCAATGAAAAACACTTCGAGGGACTGCAAACCACCAGCCGGCATAAGATTCCCCAACCGATGCCCAGGCTGGTTCCGCAAGCGATCCCCGAAGTGTTGGAACGCGACTTATCCGTCTACGAGCAGTTTACCGATGAGGCGGTGAACGTATGA